In Synechococcus sp. PCC 6312, one genomic interval encodes:
- a CDS encoding Rpn family recombination-promoting nuclease/putative transposase — MAYDNLCKSLVESNPSPFVTWLLGQSVQDSEINILKTELSVEPIRADFVSFLVVGDQILHLEFQTQADPEMPLRMLDYYTRLYRQYRRPVRQIVLFLIATTSTAVQVDFFETTSTLHRYQVIRLWDVEASELLVFPTLWPLAILAKTANPESLLTEVAQRLETLENREERLSLTTYTYLLGGLKFRKEMLQQLLREEIMRESVTYRELVETSEQRGLQQGIQQGLQQGMQRGRQEGEIELTLRQLTRKFGPLSDGLNQQIRSLSIPQLESLAEALLEFQTPTDLDNWFTQAPQ, encoded by the coding sequence ATGGCCTACGATAATCTCTGCAAATCTCTTGTGGAAAGTAATCCCAGTCCCTTCGTTACGTGGCTCTTAGGTCAATCGGTTCAGGATAGTGAAATCAATATTCTCAAAACCGAGCTTTCTGTAGAACCCATCCGGGCCGATTTTGTCAGCTTTTTAGTAGTGGGTGATCAAATCCTGCATCTGGAATTTCAAACCCAGGCCGACCCAGAAATGCCCTTGAGAATGCTCGATTACTACACCAGGCTTTATCGCCAATACCGCCGACCAGTTAGGCAAATTGTTTTATTTCTGATCGCAACCACCTCAACTGCTGTCCAAGTGGATTTTTTTGAAACAACCAGCACTCTGCATCGCTATCAAGTTATTCGGTTGTGGGATGTAGAAGCATCAGAACTCTTGGTGTTTCCAACTCTGTGGCCCCTGGCAATTCTGGCCAAAACGGCAAATCCTGAAAGCCTCTTAACTGAGGTCGCCCAGCGATTAGAGACCTTAGAAAATCGCGAGGAACGGCTAAGTTTAACGACCTATACCTATCTATTGGGTGGGTTAAAGTTTAGGAAAGAGATGTTACAGCAACTACTGCGAGAGGAAATCATGCGCGAATCTGTCACCTATCGGGAGTTAGTTGAAACCAGCGAACAGCGGGGTCTTCAGCAAGGGATTCAGCAAGGACTTCAACAAGGGATGCAACGAGGACGACAAGAAGGAGAGATTGAGTTAACGCTTCGGCAACTGACTCGCAAATTTGGCCCCCTGTCGGATGGTCTCAATCAGCAAATTCGCAGCTTATCCATTCCTCAACTCGAGAGCCTGGCCGAAGCTCTGTTAGAGTTTCAAACGCCCACTGATCTCGATAACTGGTTCACCCAGGCCCCCCAATAA
- a CDS encoding TIGR03032 family protein, giving the protein MSTAPQTTPPETPLELTASRQFVDWLSSETMSLVFSTYQANKLFFIGQSQEQRLSIFERTFQRCMGLWATPDTIYLSTLYQIWRLENSLAPRETYKDYDRLYIPQLAFTTGDLDIHDVVVDREGQIIFVSTLFSCLATISSTHSFKPLWKPDFISKLAAEDRCHLNGLAMKEGQPAYVTAVSQSDVHDGWRQFRQGGGLVIDVQTQDIVAQGLSMPHSPRWYQGRLWLLNSGRGEFGYLDGSTFQAICFCPGYLRGLAFYQDYAIVGLSKPREKSFSGLELDQRLTDLNTEPRSGLCVVDLKRGDIIHWLYLDGVITELYDVAVLPGVKRPMALGFATDEIRRILTIEPTL; this is encoded by the coding sequence ATGTCCACTGCGCCGCAAACAACACCTCCAGAAACTCCGTTAGAATTAACGGCATCACGGCAGTTTGTGGATTGGTTATCCTCTGAAACAATGAGTCTGGTGTTTAGCACCTATCAAGCTAATAAACTCTTTTTCATTGGTCAGAGTCAGGAACAACGACTCTCTATTTTTGAACGAACCTTTCAGCGGTGCATGGGGCTTTGGGCTACTCCCGATACTATCTATTTGAGTACGCTCTATCAGATTTGGCGATTAGAAAACTCCCTAGCTCCGAGAGAAACCTATAAAGACTATGATCGCCTCTATATCCCCCAACTGGCCTTTACAACTGGCGATTTAGATATCCATGATGTGGTCGTGGATCGAGAGGGGCAAATTATCTTTGTGAGTACCCTCTTTAGTTGTCTGGCAACAATCAGTTCAACCCATAGCTTTAAACCCCTGTGGAAACCGGACTTTATTTCTAAATTAGCGGCAGAAGATCGCTGTCACCTCAATGGCCTAGCGATGAAAGAGGGGCAGCCCGCCTATGTCACCGCTGTGAGTCAAAGTGATGTGCATGATGGCTGGCGGCAATTTCGTCAAGGTGGGGGCCTGGTGATTGATGTTCAGACTCAGGATATTGTTGCGCAAGGACTCTCAATGCCCCATTCGCCCCGGTGGTATCAAGGTCGACTCTGGTTGTTAAATTCGGGTCGGGGTGAATTTGGCTATTTGGATGGATCAACGTTTCAAGCCATTTGTTTTTGTCCTGGCTATTTACGGGGCCTGGCTTTTTATCAAGACTACGCCATTGTTGGCCTGTCTAAGCCCCGCGAAAAATCCTTTAGCGGTTTAGAGTTAGATCAACGATTAACAGATCTCAATACCGAGCCTCGCAGTGGTCTTTGTGTGGTGGACTTAAAACGGGGTGATATTATTCATTGGCTTTATCTGGATGGGGTGATTACAGAGCTTTATGATGTGGCGGTTTTACCGGGTGTCAAGCGACCCATGGCCCTGGGGTTTGCTACCGATGAAATTCGTAGGATATTAACCATTGAACCCACACTATGA
- the cysC gene encoding adenylyl-sulfate kinase: protein MTDEKSMNRAISGGIIWLTGLSGSGKSTIATHLCKTLIQANLKVEILDGDQIRSWLSPGLGFSKADRDLNVQRVGMVANLLSRNGVLVIVAMISPYREIRNQLKATTHNFIEIFINAPLEVCEVRDIKGLYAQARAGNIQGFTGVSDPYEIPLEPDLICHTADETIAESVSKILQMLSKMNLIPSLQA, encoded by the coding sequence ATGACCGATGAAAAGAGCATGAATAGGGCTATTTCCGGCGGAATTATTTGGCTGACTGGATTGAGTGGTTCAGGAAAATCAACGATTGCCACTCATCTATGCAAAACCTTAATCCAGGCCAATTTGAAGGTGGAAATCCTAGATGGAGACCAGATTAGAAGTTGGTTATCCCCTGGCCTGGGTTTTAGCAAAGCCGACCGAGACTTAAATGTGCAGCGAGTGGGGATGGTGGCGAATCTACTCAGTCGCAATGGGGTATTGGTAATTGTGGCCATGATTAGTCCCTATCGGGAAATTCGCAATCAGCTTAAAGCAACCACCCATAATTTTATCGAGATCTTTATTAATGCGCCTTTAGAAGTGTGTGAAGTCAGAGACATTAAGGGTTTATACGCCCAAGCCAGAGCCGGAAACATTCAGGGATTTACAGGCGTGAGCGATCCCTATGAAATTCCCTTGGAACCAGATTTAATCTGTCATACGGCGGATGAAACCATTGCGGAATCTGTCTCTAAAATCCTGCAAATGCTTTCTAAAATGAATCTAATTCCTAGTTTGCAAGCCTGA
- a CDS encoding DUF502 domain-containing protein yields MELAVWHRIKQAIKSDLIAGFLVVIPLATTIWLTFTIARSVIGWLTRIPKQLNPFTAWNPIILESVNLFVGLAVPLFGILLIGLMARNIVGRWLLEAGEGILTKIPLAGTVYRVLQQLLETLLRDSRNRFRRVVLVEYPRPGLWAVGFVTGSIAGALADTFPSPMVSIFIPTSPNPTTGWYAIAPEQELIGLDISIEDAFKLIISGGIVTPNWTAINPRPEVALTNLPS; encoded by the coding sequence ATGGAACTCGCTGTGTGGCATCGAATTAAGCAGGCGATTAAAAGTGACCTAATTGCTGGATTTTTGGTTGTGATTCCGCTGGCGACGACAATTTGGTTGACCTTTACCATTGCCCGCTCGGTGATTGGCTGGCTAACCCGAATTCCGAAACAGTTAAACCCCTTCACGGCCTGGAATCCAATCATTCTGGAGAGTGTGAATCTGTTCGTTGGCCTGGCCGTGCCATTGTTCGGAATTTTGCTGATTGGTCTCATGGCCCGCAATATTGTCGGCCGCTGGCTTTTAGAAGCGGGAGAAGGGATTTTGACCAAGATTCCCTTGGCCGGAACAGTTTATCGCGTCTTACAGCAGTTATTAGAAACCTTACTTCGAGATTCGCGCAATCGCTTTCGCCGGGTTGTATTGGTGGAATATCCCAGGCCTGGCCTGTGGGCCGTGGGCTTTGTGACAGGCTCCATTGCCGGTGCTCTAGCGGATACGTTTCCCAGCCCAATGGTGAGCATCTTTATTCCCACATCCCCAAATCCAACCACCGGCTGGTATGCCATTGCCCCCGAACAGGAACTCATTGGCCTGGATATTTCTATTGAAGATGCCTTTAAGCTGATTATTTCCGGCGGCATTGTTACCCCTAACTGGACAGCGATTAACCCCAGGCCTGAGGTTGCCCTCACCAACCTACCCTCTTAA
- the nusB gene encoding transcription antitermination factor NusB, with the protein MTSPRRVARELALLSVGQVLRQKQPPSNQDYKTLVLTGIRTLASEAQEALEVAGSAVQESHATLLTGELQAATLSQAQATVQNAIGLTEKAINRLGIALELPEILYLAHQPEVQAQAVEILTTLYKNHGEIEERITAALVDWQLDRIAQLDRYILEIAVAEITYHRLPVQVAINEAVELSKRYSEEGGHRFINGVLRRVSDQLKPESK; encoded by the coding sequence GTGACATCCCCGCGTCGAGTTGCCCGCGAATTAGCACTCCTCAGTGTTGGCCAAGTTTTGCGCCAAAAACAACCCCCCAGCAATCAGGACTATAAAACCCTAGTCTTAACGGGTATCCGTACCCTGGCCAGTGAAGCCCAAGAAGCTCTAGAAGTGGCCGGATCTGCAGTTCAAGAAAGTCATGCCACGCTTTTGACTGGGGAACTCCAGGCCGCCACCCTCTCCCAGGCCCAGGCCACAGTCCAAAATGCCATCGGCCTGACTGAAAAAGCAATCAATCGTTTAGGCATTGCCCTCGAACTCCCGGAAATTCTCTATCTTGCCCATCAACCAGAAGTCCAGGCCCAGGCTGTAGAAATCTTAACCACCCTCTACAAAAACCATGGGGAGATTGAGGAGCGGATTACCGCCGCGCTTGTCGATTGGCAGTTAGACCGGATTGCTCAACTAGACCGCTACATTTTGGAAATTGCCGTGGCTGAAATCACCTATCACCGCCTGCCCGTCCAAGTCGCCATCAACGAAGCCGTAGAGCTATCCAAACGCTACAGCGAAGAAGGGGGGCATCGGTTCATCAACGGAGTCTTACGACGGGTCAGCGATCAACTCAAACCAGAGTCGAAATAA
- the ftsH gene encoding ATP-dependent zinc metalloprotease FtsH, with product MAIKNSPQPSRSRLIGNILLLIGGGLLLINIFFPQIFGSGIPRVPYSLFIHQVQEGDVTSAYVGQNEIRYQVKAEGDTPATVYSTTPIFDLELPKLLESKGIEFAAAPPPRNGWFTSLLGWVIPPLIFVAVFQFFASRGAGGGGPQGALSIGKSKAKVYVEGDAPRITFDDVAGVEEAKAELVEVVDFLKSPERYKAIGAKIPKGVLLVGPPGTGKTLLSKAVAGEAGVPFFSISGSEFVELFVGVGSARVRDLFEQAKKQAPCIVFIDELDAIGKSRSSNGFYGGNDEREQTLNQLLTEMDGFSNTATVIVLAATNRPESLDAALLRPGRFDRQVLVDRPDLSGREAILKIHAQAVKLGDDVDLHTIATRTPGFAGADLANLVNEAALLAARNQRQAVAQEDFAEAIERLVAGLEKKSRVLSDREKEIVAYHEVGHAIVGYAMPGSSKVEKISIIPRGMAALGYTLQLPTEDRFLLDEAELRGQIATLLGGRSAEEIIFGSITTGASNDLQRATDLAERMVRSYGMSKVLGPLAFEEQRAMFLGEGAVQRSVSEETAQAIDREVKEIIETAHHTALDILKANRDLLETISKKLLEKEVIEGTTLHELLGQIQAKERQVA from the coding sequence ATGGCGATTAAAAACTCTCCGCAACCCTCCCGCTCCCGCCTGATTGGTAATATCCTTCTCCTGATTGGGGGGGGACTTTTACTGATCAACATCTTCTTTCCGCAAATTTTTGGTTCTGGAATTCCCCGTGTTCCCTACAGTCTGTTTATCCATCAAGTCCAAGAAGGGGATGTCACCAGTGCCTATGTGGGGCAAAACGAAATTCGCTATCAAGTCAAAGCCGAAGGAGACACGCCCGCCACAGTCTATTCCACAACGCCCATTTTTGATCTCGAACTCCCGAAACTTTTAGAGTCAAAAGGGATTGAATTTGCCGCTGCCCCACCGCCTCGGAATGGTTGGTTTACCAGTTTATTGGGTTGGGTCATTCCGCCCTTAATTTTTGTCGCCGTGTTTCAGTTTTTCGCCAGTCGCGGGGCGGGTGGAGGTGGGCCCCAAGGCGCGCTCTCGATTGGGAAAAGTAAAGCCAAGGTCTATGTAGAAGGGGATGCCCCCCGGATTACCTTTGATGATGTGGCCGGCGTGGAAGAAGCCAAAGCGGAACTGGTGGAAGTGGTTGATTTCCTTAAAAGTCCCGAACGCTATAAAGCCATTGGTGCCAAAATTCCCAAGGGTGTTCTTCTCGTTGGGCCGCCTGGAACCGGAAAAACCCTGCTCTCGAAAGCTGTCGCGGGTGAAGCTGGAGTTCCCTTTTTCTCGATCTCTGGATCTGAGTTTGTGGAATTATTCGTGGGTGTAGGTTCGGCGCGGGTGCGTGACTTATTTGAACAAGCGAAAAAACAAGCCCCCTGTATTGTCTTTATTGATGAACTGGATGCCATTGGTAAATCCCGCAGCAGTAATGGGTTTTATGGCGGTAATGATGAACGGGAACAAACCCTCAACCAACTTTTAACGGAAATGGATGGCTTTTCTAATACCGCCACGGTGATTGTTTTAGCCGCCACCAACCGTCCGGAAAGTTTAGATGCCGCCCTCTTGCGCCCAGGCCGGTTTGACCGCCAAGTGTTAGTGGATCGTCCTGATTTATCCGGTCGGGAAGCCATTTTGAAAATCCATGCCCAGGCCGTGAAGCTCGGTGATGATGTAGATCTCCATACCATTGCTACCCGTACCCCTGGATTTGCCGGAGCGGATTTAGCCAACTTGGTCAATGAAGCCGCCCTTTTAGCCGCCCGGAATCAACGTCAAGCCGTGGCCCAGGAAGATTTTGCTGAAGCGATTGAACGACTCGTGGCTGGCCTGGAGAAAAAAAGCCGGGTCTTAAGTGATCGGGAAAAAGAAATTGTTGCCTACCATGAAGTCGGTCATGCCATTGTTGGCTATGCGATGCCAGGAAGTAGCAAAGTCGAGAAAATTTCGATTATTCCCCGTGGCATGGCGGCCTTGGGTTATACCCTACAACTCCCCACAGAGGATCGGTTTTTATTGGATGAAGCTGAACTCCGGGGTCAAATTGCCACGCTCTTAGGGGGCCGTTCCGCTGAGGAGATTATCTTTGGCAGTATTACCACCGGGGCATCCAACGATCTCCAACGGGCAACGGATTTAGCCGAGCGGATGGTCCGCAGTTATGGGATGAGCAAAGTTCTTGGGCCGCTTGCCTTTGAAGAACAACGGGCGATGTTTTTAGGGGAAGGTGCAGTCCAACGCTCGGTGAGTGAAGAAACCGCCCAGGCCATTGATCGGGAAGTGAAAGAAATTATCGAGACGGCCCATCACACCGCCTTGGACATCCTCAAAGCCAATCGGGACTTGCTGGAAACAATCTCCAAAAAGCTGCTGGAAAAAGAAGTGATTGAAGGGACAACGCTCCATGAACTCCTAGGGCAAATTCAGGCCAAAGAACGTCAAGTGGCATAG
- a CDS encoding CsbD family protein: MGLQDRVKAAAKNVEGKIQETVGDVTGNQKQQIEGKAKQAEAQVQNTVEDVKDEVKKIVD; the protein is encoded by the coding sequence ATGGGACTTCAAGATAGAGTCAAAGCCGCCGCGAAAAATGTTGAGGGTAAAATTCAAGAAACTGTTGGAGATGTTACGGGTAATCAGAAGCAACAGATAGAAGGTAAGGCTAAGCAGGCAGAAGCTCAAGTCCAAAATACCGTAGAAGATGTTAAGGATGAAGTCAAGAAAATTGTTGACTAG
- a CDS encoding CsbD family protein — MISPQQFRRFLITILLTAMFMLTLGFDFGKTNTWAWAVMSDSSLNNQPLLANINRSKATAKNLEGKIQEAAGNLSGNPQDQLMGKAKQAESQARNIVENVKDQIKSSGRTQAFGKNIEGHLQEARGNITGNPSDQIAGRAKQVESQARNMVENVKDSVKKAVK; from the coding sequence ATGATTTCACCTCAACAGTTTCGCCGATTTTTAATTACGATACTTTTAACGGCTATGTTTATGTTGACGCTTGGATTTGATTTTGGTAAAACGAACACCTGGGCCTGGGCCGTCATGTCAGATTCAAGCCTGAATAATCAACCGTTACTGGCAAATATAAATCGGTCTAAGGCTACCGCTAAAAACCTGGAAGGGAAAATTCAAGAAGCAGCCGGAAATTTGAGTGGCAATCCTCAGGATCAACTCATGGGCAAAGCTAAACAAGCGGAAAGCCAGGCCCGTAATATTGTTGAAAATGTCAAAGATCAGATTAAATCCTCCGGTAGGACGCAAGCCTTTGGTAAAAACATTGAAGGTCATCTCCAAGAAGCTCGGGGCAATATTACCGGAAATCCCAGTGATCAAATTGCTGGTCGGGCCAAACAAGTGGAAAGCCAGGCCAGGAACATGGTTGAAAATGTGAAAGACTCGGTTAAGAAAGCCGTTAAATAA
- a CDS encoding lmo0937 family membrane protein: MFDLVWTIVVVLFILWLLGFTINIGGGLIHILLVLVLIGVIYNLFMRRKI, encoded by the coding sequence ATGTTTGATTTAGTTTGGACAATTGTGGTTGTACTGTTCATCCTTTGGCTATTGGGCTTTACCATTAACATTGGTGGTGGTCTGATTCACATCTTATTAGTTTTAGTCTTAATTGGTGTGATTTACAACTTATTCATGCGGCGAAAAATCTAA
- a CDS encoding NACHT domain-containing NTPase produces the protein MAKRSLQASPTGIQLSRKAFAQKGWTQENLAWEVGLKTRQPIWRFFTGQPVDRHIFREVCEILNLDWREIALNPPAEFPDLFGHGSSSDQGLDRLIKQVRDCRHEKIQDQCGNLQLLDISRPVSIDDIYVDVNILESITSQQRLNISMLQSLPPQSFDRVGLGAVEQRQISGLEAVNTYSKLRVLGKPGSGKTTFLQHLAIQCNSGEFLAHYVPIFISLLHFSEAITGDQTPNLLTYIVEEFQANGMSDAAIPELLLKGGRVLLLIDGLDEVKQHQSAETLREIRRFTDKYHKNLFIISSRTAAERQKFRGFTDVEIAPFTEAQITAFAQKWFVVFSETTSAAGQAEAQEFIRKLDLPHNWKFRQLIVTPLFLHLACWIYRSKGGFPTRKTDFYKEGLDLLLDKWNEAKGIDQDAIYQSLALPQKVKMLSRIAATTFSQGQYFFEQRKLEQYIEDFIRTLPQFSDDSEELRQESEGVLKSIESQHGILVERARDIFSFSYLALQEYLTARNIVASYNINALEKALNGLVSHLTDPHWHEIFLLTTMMLRSADSLMQSMKQQIDNLVSGDPYLQEFLAWANSKTQSTPPEQKEATRRAFYLAVAHVPHLAPNFAVACTLDQGLLLDVALDNLLHECAIQESPDFRFSIACSNVISNILGVVIDASLKKSLDQLSSELSEHNNNQKQYEKWWQIHHQAWVEQLKNALRTHRNILHEWDFTPEQKETLNKYYDANKLLVDCLNSNCEVTAAVRQEIESTLLLDQAELEDREWE, from the coding sequence ATGGCAAAGCGATCACTCCAAGCTTCACCCACTGGCATTCAACTCTCAAGAAAGGCCTTTGCCCAAAAAGGTTGGACACAGGAAAATTTGGCGTGGGAAGTCGGACTCAAAACCAGGCAACCAATTTGGCGTTTTTTTACCGGACAGCCTGTTGATCGACATATTTTTCGCGAAGTTTGTGAAATTCTTAATCTTGACTGGCGTGAAATTGCCCTCAACCCTCCAGCCGAATTTCCAGATTTATTCGGCCATGGATCATCCTCCGATCAGGGATTAGATAGGTTGATCAAACAGGTACGCGATTGTCGGCATGAGAAGATTCAAGATCAATGTGGCAATTTACAATTACTTGATATTAGTCGTCCGGTTAGTATTGATGATATTTATGTTGATGTCAATATTTTAGAGTCTATTACTAGTCAACAACGATTAAATATCAGTATGCTCCAAAGCCTGCCACCGCAATCATTTGATCGAGTTGGCCTGGGAGCCGTTGAGCAAAGACAAATCTCTGGCCTGGAAGCTGTCAATACCTATAGCAAACTCAGAGTTTTAGGCAAGCCGGGCAGTGGCAAGACCACATTTTTACAACATTTAGCAATCCAGTGTAACTCCGGTGAATTTTTAGCCCATTATGTGCCAATCTTCATTTCTCTGCTGCATTTTTCGGAAGCCATAACTGGCGATCAAACCCCAAATTTACTCACCTATATTGTCGAGGAATTCCAGGCCAATGGCATGAGTGATGCTGCGATTCCAGAGCTATTACTGAAGGGCGGGCGGGTTTTGCTGTTAATTGATGGACTTGATGAAGTTAAACAGCATCAGAGTGCGGAGACATTAAGGGAAATTCGCCGGTTTACGGATAAGTATCATAAAAATCTGTTTATTATTTCCTCTCGCACCGCAGCAGAGCGGCAAAAATTCCGAGGCTTTACGGATGTTGAAATTGCCCCCTTTACGGAAGCACAAATTACCGCCTTTGCCCAAAAATGGTTTGTTGTCTTTAGTGAAACCACTTCCGCCGCAGGCCAGGCTGAAGCTCAAGAATTTATCCGCAAATTAGACTTGCCCCATAATTGGAAGTTTCGCCAACTGATTGTCACACCCTTGTTTCTCCATCTGGCTTGTTGGATCTATCGAAGTAAAGGTGGATTTCCGACCCGTAAAACAGATTTTTATAAAGAAGGATTAGATTTACTCCTCGATAAATGGAACGAAGCCAAAGGGATTGATCAGGATGCAATTTATCAGAGTTTAGCCTTACCTCAAAAAGTGAAGATGTTAAGTCGAATTGCTGCCACAACATTTAGTCAGGGACAATACTTCTTTGAGCAGCGGAAGCTAGAACAATATATTGAAGATTTTATTCGGACATTGCCCCAGTTTTCGGATGATAGTGAAGAGTTGCGCCAAGAAAGTGAAGGAGTTCTCAAGTCTATTGAGTCTCAACACGGCATCTTAGTAGAACGGGCCCGGGACATTTTCTCGTTTTCTTACTTGGCATTGCAGGAATACTTAACGGCTCGCAATATTGTGGCCAGTTACAATATCAATGCCCTGGAAAAAGCGTTGAATGGCCTGGTCAGTCATCTCACTGATCCCCACTGGCATGAAATTTTTCTCTTAACCACAATGATGTTACGCAGTGCGGATTCTTTGATGCAGTCCATGAAGCAACAAATTGATAATTTGGTATCGGGAGATCCCTATTTACAGGAATTCTTGGCCTGGGCAAATTCTAAAACACAATCTACTCCTCCTGAACAAAAAGAAGCAACCCGCCGTGCTTTTTACTTGGCCGTGGCTCATGTCCCCCACCTCGCGCCTAACTTTGCCGTAGCCTGTACTTTAGATCAGGGCTTATTACTCGATGTAGCATTAGATAATTTATTGCACGAATGCGCCATTCAAGAAAGTCCTGATTTTAGATTTTCGATAGCTTGCAGTAATGTAATTAGTAATATTTTAGGCGTTGTGATTGATGCGAGCTTAAAAAAATCATTAGATCAGCTATCTAGCGAACTTTCTGAGCATAATAATAATCAAAAACAATATGAAAAATGGTGGCAAATCCATCACCAGGCCTGGGTTGAACAGCTTAAAAATGCCTTAAGGACACATCGTAACATTCTGCATGAGTGGGATTTTACGCCAGAACAAAAAGAAACTCTCAATAAGTACTATGACGCAAATAAATTATTGGTTGATTGCCTCAATAGTAATTGTGAAGTTACTGCCGCGGTGCGTCAGGAAATCGAATCTACTTTACTCTTAGACCAGGCCGAGTTAGAAGATCGGGAGTGGGAGTAG
- a CDS encoding metal-binding protein, with protein MPSGRVHDRVTVVLSPLAGLGAGVWGQRWELATLAIVGVLVSGFFLSPDLDIPSKPYQRWGWLRWLWWPYQRLIPHRSWLSHGPIVGTVLRVAYLIGWLSLIGFGLGWVGQETGWWTWRWQDSLAWLEKSWRQDDQAWIIGLISLEIGAMGHYLSDFLGSFWKRSRPRKPHQA; from the coding sequence ATGCCTTCAGGACGGGTTCATGATCGGGTCACAGTGGTCTTATCGCCTTTAGCTGGCCTGGGGGCTGGAGTTTGGGGGCAACGCTGGGAATTAGCAACATTGGCCATTGTCGGTGTCTTAGTCAGTGGTTTTTTCTTAAGTCCCGATTTAGATATTCCCTCAAAGCCTTATCAACGCTGGGGTTGGCTGCGCTGGCTCTGGTGGCCCTATCAACGGCTTATTCCCCATCGCTCTTGGCTATCCCATGGCCCGATTGTCGGAACGGTCTTGCGGGTCGCTTATTTAATCGGCTGGCTGAGTTTGATTGGATTTGGATTGGGTTGGGTTGGCCAGGAGACTGGTTGGTGGACTTGGCGGTGGCAGGACAGCTTAGCTTGGCTAGAAAAATCGTGGCGGCAGGATGATCAGGCCTGGATCATTGGCTTGATTAGCTTAGAAATTGGCGCGATGGGGCATTATCTGAGTGATTTTTTGGGAAGTTTCTGGAAGCGTTCCCGTCCTCGCAAACCCCACCAGGCCTAG
- a CDS encoding biotin--[acetyl-CoA-carboxylase] ligase has protein sequence MFSIVGSEIRDWLWELAECPSTNTWAKENSARLKHGQAVFTPQQTAGRGQWGRAWLAPAGVLTVSFVLDLPGAICPGFTLGVGLAVLYAVEALCAFGPGGVGIKWPNDLYADDRKLGGILCETLPSKPGTRVIVGIGLNRAVDLAQAPHLSQAISLQQISETVPDQGELLEQIRVYLLQAWGVLIHQGLTPLVPDLNRYHILQGKQISIQRDQEIVKGIVTGINSKGQLELRLAAGETITIAQGQITEWC, from the coding sequence GTGTTTTCTATTGTGGGCAGTGAGATCAGGGATTGGCTATGGGAACTGGCGGAATGTCCGAGTACCAACACCTGGGCCAAGGAAAATTCAGCACGGTTAAAGCATGGGCAAGCGGTTTTTACCCCACAGCAAACGGCCGGGCGGGGACAATGGGGGCGGGCCTGGTTAGCTCCGGCGGGGGTCTTGACGGTCAGTTTTGTTTTGGATTTGCCGGGGGCCATTTGTCCGGGGTTTACGCTGGGGGTCGGTTTGGCGGTTCTCTACGCAGTTGAGGCGTTATGTGCCTTTGGGCCTGGGGGAGTCGGGATTAAGTGGCCCAATGATCTCTATGCCGATGATCGCAAACTGGGGGGGATTCTCTGCGAAACCTTACCCTCAAAACCAGGCACACGGGTAATTGTCGGGATTGGTTTAAATCGGGCGGTAGATTTGGCCCAGGCCCCGCACCTGTCCCAGGCCATTAGTTTGCAGCAGATCAGTGAAACCGTTCCCGATCAGGGTGAACTATTGGAACAAATCAGGGTCTATCTCCTCCAGGCTTGGGGTGTTTTAATTCATCAAGGGTTAACGCCATTAGTGCCAGATTTAAACCGATACCACATTTTGCAGGGAAAACAGATTTCAATCCAAAGAGATCAAGAGATAGTTAAGGGCATCGTCACAGGAATTAACAGCAAGGGACAGTTGGAGTTACGATTGGCCGCTGGGGAAACGATCACGATTGCACAGGGACAGATTACGGAATGGTGCTAG